Proteins from one Burkholderia oklahomensis C6786 genomic window:
- the moaC gene encoding cyclic pyranopterin monophosphate synthase MoaC, with product MSGFTHFDAAGHAHMVDVGDKQETKRIAVARGAIRMLPDTLALIREGRAKKGDVLGVARIAAIQGAKRTADLIPLCHPLALTRVAVEFEFDDALPGVRCSAQVETYGRTGVEMEALTAVQVGLLTVYDMCKAVDRGMVITDVSVREKRGGKSGDWKAGEAGA from the coding sequence ATGTCTGGATTCACACACTTCGACGCTGCCGGCCACGCGCACATGGTCGACGTCGGCGACAAGCAGGAAACGAAGCGCATCGCGGTGGCGCGCGGCGCGATCCGGATGCTGCCCGACACGCTCGCGCTGATCCGCGAAGGACGCGCGAAGAAAGGCGACGTGCTCGGCGTCGCGCGGATCGCGGCGATCCAGGGCGCGAAGCGCACCGCCGATCTGATTCCGCTCTGCCACCCGCTCGCGCTCACGCGCGTCGCGGTCGAGTTCGAGTTCGACGACGCGCTGCCCGGCGTGCGCTGCAGCGCGCAGGTCGAGACGTACGGACGCACGGGCGTCGAGATGGAGGCGCTGACCGCGGTGCAGGTCGGGCTGCTGACTGTCTACGACATGTGCAAGGCCGTCGATCGGGGAATGGTGATCACCGATGTGAGCGTCAGGGAGAAGCGCGGCGGAAAGTCGGGGGACTGGAAAGCTGGCGAGGCCGGCGCGTAA
- a CDS encoding TonB family protein: protein MKTYSTYLTFPLAASLLAGCAAFAPRDSAKLECTMPVAVYPDSAKPLERRATVLVRAMITSSGNAENVTVTTSSRNAAADRAAVEAMSKVACSQTPARGGEPYPFTLTRPFVFEPTAKAAR from the coding sequence ATGAAGACTTATTCGACGTACCTGACGTTTCCTCTTGCCGCGTCGCTGCTCGCCGGCTGCGCGGCGTTCGCGCCGCGGGACTCGGCGAAGCTCGAATGCACGATGCCCGTCGCGGTGTATCCGGACAGCGCGAAGCCGCTCGAGCGCCGGGCGACCGTGCTCGTGCGGGCGATGATCACGTCGTCGGGCAATGCGGAGAACGTCACGGTCACGACGAGTAGCCGGAATGCCGCCGCGGACCGTGCGGCCGTCGAAGCGATGTCGAAGGTCGCGTGCTCGCAGACGCCCGCGCGCGGCGGCGAGCCCTATCCGTTTACGCTGACGCGGCCGTTCGTGTTCGAGCCGACGGCGAAGGCCGCGCGGTGA
- a CDS encoding DUF2501 domain-containing protein — MKTRPHRIAAAGILIASIASFSTAHAQLGDLLKQGTDSGAGGVASALGNLGGAGGAASAGSLLSPGSTGNVAGLLQFCIKNNYLGDGGASSVKDALMSKLGGGVTSDSSYASGASGILDAGNGRTLDLSGGQSFKQQLTKQVCDKVLSQAKSLL; from the coding sequence ATGAAAACGCGTCCCCATCGTATTGCGGCAGCAGGCATCCTGATTGCCAGCATCGCGTCGTTCTCGACCGCTCACGCGCAGCTCGGCGACTTGCTGAAGCAAGGCACCGACAGCGGCGCGGGCGGCGTAGCGAGCGCGCTCGGCAATCTCGGCGGCGCGGGCGGCGCCGCGTCGGCCGGCTCGCTGCTGTCACCCGGCAGCACCGGCAACGTCGCGGGCCTGCTGCAGTTCTGCATCAAGAACAACTATCTCGGCGACGGCGGCGCGTCGTCGGTCAAGGACGCGCTGATGAGCAAGCTGGGCGGCGGCGTCACGTCGGACAGCAGCTACGCGAGCGGCGCGAGCGGGATTCTCGACGCCGGCAACGGCCGCACGCTCGACCTGAGCGGCGGGCAGAGCTTCAAGCAGCAGTTGACGAAGCAGGTCTGCGACAAGGTGCTGTCGCAGGCGAAGTCGCTGCTGTAA
- a CDS encoding PglL family O-oligosaccharyltransferase produces MPSSFLRSLSLIALAVALILPYAVTNHTYPIPTFYSEFAAFALYWVLGATVVLLVKAERSAQPFAVPMALVAPLGFGAVLLAQVALLPLHQPSMNWLATGYLLGAIVAMQSGYALARANMVDMVARMIAGATIVGGIFAVACQFVQLFHLETTFSPFVVSYGVTVDRRPYGNMAQANHLATYIAFALAGALYLVQTRRMPALAWAALSVFLSVGLALTVSRGPWLQVGVMVVAGFWMAFAQARRDPAASRMRAWAIPVVLGALFVAVNVAVRWVNVHYHLGLAESAADRMRDAGQIAPRLALWKYGLTMFREHPLLGVGWGEFPIHQFELVRRLGGVEIANNSHDIFIDLLAKSGLLGLGVLVVALVAWFVRALRVPHTESRVFGFALVGILLMHALVEYPQQYTFFLLPVMFVIGLLETKPLRVLPSRAAFALFAALSVAGLASLYPVLRDYQRAEVLYYGTNPAEQYREDPSFLFGAWGDYGEATLLTISRDNLQAKLAAHERAIALLPGETVLRRYAVLQALDGREADAFDTVERLRVFAQELHDWPVQLAALYKLLDDQPSLRPFKASLVSKYGTPAANVSADGEEDDSDD; encoded by the coding sequence ATGCCTTCCTCTTTTCTGCGTTCTTTGTCGCTGATCGCGCTTGCAGTCGCCCTGATCCTGCCGTATGCGGTCACGAATCACACGTATCCGATTCCGACCTTCTATTCCGAATTCGCCGCGTTTGCGCTGTATTGGGTGCTCGGCGCGACCGTCGTCCTGCTCGTGAAAGCCGAGCGCTCCGCGCAGCCGTTCGCGGTGCCGATGGCGCTCGTCGCGCCGCTCGGCTTCGGCGCGGTGCTGCTCGCGCAGGTCGCGCTGCTGCCGTTGCATCAGCCTTCGATGAACTGGCTCGCGACGGGCTACCTGCTCGGCGCGATCGTCGCGATGCAGTCGGGCTATGCGCTCGCGCGCGCGAACATGGTCGACATGGTCGCGAGGATGATCGCGGGGGCGACGATCGTCGGCGGCATCTTCGCCGTCGCCTGCCAGTTCGTGCAGCTGTTCCATCTGGAGACGACGTTCTCGCCGTTCGTCGTGTCGTACGGCGTGACCGTCGATCGCCGGCCGTACGGCAACATGGCGCAGGCGAATCACCTCGCGACCTACATCGCGTTCGCGCTTGCGGGCGCGCTGTATCTCGTGCAGACGCGCCGCATGCCGGCGCTCGCGTGGGCGGCGCTGTCGGTGTTCCTGTCCGTCGGGCTCGCGCTTACCGTGTCGCGCGGGCCGTGGCTGCAGGTCGGCGTGATGGTCGTCGCCGGCTTCTGGATGGCGTTCGCGCAGGCGCGGCGCGATCCGGCCGCGAGCCGCATGCGCGCATGGGCGATTCCGGTCGTGCTCGGCGCGTTGTTCGTCGCGGTCAATGTCGCCGTGCGCTGGGTGAACGTGCATTACCACCTCGGCCTTGCCGAGTCGGCCGCCGACCGCATGCGCGACGCCGGCCAGATCGCGCCGCGCCTCGCGCTCTGGAAGTACGGCCTGACGATGTTCCGCGAGCATCCGCTGCTCGGCGTCGGCTGGGGCGAATTCCCGATCCATCAGTTCGAACTCGTGCGCAGGCTGGGCGGCGTCGAGATCGCCAACAACTCGCATGACATCTTCATCGATCTGCTCGCGAAGTCCGGCTTGCTCGGCCTCGGCGTGCTGGTCGTCGCGCTCGTCGCGTGGTTCGTGCGCGCGCTGCGCGTGCCGCATACCGAGAGCCGTGTGTTCGGCTTCGCGCTCGTCGGCATTTTGCTGATGCACGCGCTCGTCGAGTACCCGCAGCAGTACACGTTCTTCCTGCTGCCCGTGATGTTCGTGATCGGCCTGCTCGAGACGAAGCCGTTGCGCGTGCTGCCAAGCCGTGCGGCGTTCGCGCTGTTCGCTGCGCTGTCGGTTGCGGGGCTTGCGTCGCTGTACCCGGTGCTGCGCGACTACCAGCGCGCGGAAGTGCTGTACTACGGCACGAATCCGGCCGAGCAGTACCGCGAGGATCCGTCGTTCCTGTTCGGCGCGTGGGGCGATTACGGCGAGGCGACGCTGCTGACGATTTCGCGCGACAACCTGCAGGCGAAGCTCGCCGCGCACGAACGGGCGATCGCGCTGCTGCCGGGCGAGACCGTCCTGCGCCGCTACGCGGTGCTGCAGGCGCTCGACGGCCGCGAAGCCGACGCGTTCGACACGGTCGAGCGGCTGCGCGTGTTCGCGCAAGAACTGCATGACTGGCCGGTGCAGCTTGCCGCGTTGTACAAGCTGCTCGACGATCAGCCGTCGCTGAGGCCGTTCAAGGCGTCGCTCGTGTCGAAGTACGGGACGCCGGCCGCGAACGTATCCGCCGACGGTGAGGAAGACGACAGCGACGACTGA
- a CDS encoding pilin, with protein MRGRGFTLIELMIVLAIVGVVAAYAIPAYQDYLARSRVGEGLALAASARLAVAENAASGSGFSGGYVSPPGTRNVESIRVDDDTGQIVVAFTSRVAASGANTLVLVPSAPDQAETPTARVALSKGAVQAGAITWECFADGKTSSSLPAPGAGPMPSDAPTLAGKLAPPECRA; from the coding sequence GTGCGCGGCCGTGGTTTCACGCTGATCGAATTGATGATCGTGCTCGCGATCGTCGGCGTCGTCGCTGCGTACGCGATTCCCGCATATCAGGACTACCTCGCGCGCAGCCGGGTCGGCGAGGGGCTTGCGCTCGCCGCGTCCGCGCGGCTCGCGGTCGCGGAGAACGCGGCGAGCGGCAGCGGTTTTTCGGGCGGATACGTGTCGCCGCCGGGCACGCGCAACGTCGAGTCGATTCGCGTCGACGACGACACCGGGCAGATCGTCGTCGCGTTCACGTCGCGCGTCGCGGCGTCGGGCGCGAACACGCTCGTGCTCGTGCCGTCGGCGCCGGATCAGGCGGAGACGCCGACGGCGCGCGTCGCGCTGTCGAAGGGCGCCGTGCAGGCGGGGGCGATCACGTGGGAGTGCTTCGCCGACGGCAAGACGTCGTCGTCGCTGCCCGCGCCGGGCGCCGGGCCGATGCCGAGCGATGCGCCGACGCTGGCCGGCAAGCTCGCGCCGCCGGAGTGCCGAGCGTGA
- a CDS encoding TerC family protein, producing MLEFFASLHWGAVVQIIVIDILLGGDNAVVIALACRNLPVQQRVRGVLWGTAGAIVLRVMLIAFAVLLLDVPLLKFAGGVLLLWIGVRLMAPADDAHDNIKPADKLWEAVKTIVIADAVMSLDNVIAIAGAAEQADPGHRIALVIFGLIVSIPIIVWGSTLVLKLLDRFPIFITLGAALLGWIAGGLMVNDPAGDRWPLLDTPAAIYGASVAGALFVVIAGYALKKRRATSGTANSH from the coding sequence ATGCTCGAATTCTTCGCCTCGCTCCATTGGGGCGCCGTCGTCCAGATCATCGTCATCGATATCCTGCTCGGCGGCGACAACGCGGTCGTGATCGCGCTCGCCTGCCGCAACCTGCCCGTGCAGCAGCGCGTGCGCGGCGTGCTGTGGGGGACGGCCGGTGCGATCGTGCTGCGCGTCATGCTGATCGCGTTCGCGGTGCTGCTGCTCGATGTGCCGCTCCTCAAGTTCGCGGGCGGCGTGCTGCTGCTGTGGATCGGCGTGCGGCTGATGGCGCCCGCCGACGACGCGCACGACAACATCAAGCCTGCCGACAAGCTGTGGGAGGCGGTGAAGACGATCGTGATCGCCGACGCGGTGATGAGCCTCGACAACGTGATCGCGATCGCCGGCGCGGCCGAGCAGGCGGATCCGGGCCACCGGATCGCGCTCGTGATCTTCGGCCTGATCGTCAGCATTCCGATCATCGTCTGGGGCAGCACGCTCGTGCTCAAGCTGCTCGACCGCTTTCCGATCTTCATCACGCTTGGCGCGGCGCTTCTCGGCTGGATCGCGGGCGGGCTGATGGTCAACGATCCGGCGGGCGACCGCTGGCCGCTCCTCGACACGCCCGCCGCGATCTATGGCGCGAGCGTGGCGGGCGCGCTCTTTGTCGTGATCGCCGGATATGCGCTGAAGAAGCGCCGCGCGACGTCGGGGACGGCGAATTCGCACTGA
- the sucD gene encoding succinate--CoA ligase subunit alpha has translation MSILINKDTKVITQGITGKTGQFHTRACREYANGREAFVAGVNPKRAGEDFEGIPIYASVKEAKAETGATVSVIYVPPAGAAAAIWEAVEADLDLAICITEGIPVRDMIEVKDRMRREGRKTLLLGPNCPGTITPDELKIGIMPGHIHRKGRIGVVSRSGTLTYEAVAQLTALGLGQSSAVGIGGDPINGLKHIDVMKMFNDDPDTDAVVMIGEIGGPDEANAAQWIKDNMKKPVVGFIAGVTAPPGKRMGHAGALISGGADTAEAKLEIMEACGITVTRNPSEMGRLLKAAL, from the coding sequence ATGTCGATTCTGATCAACAAAGACACGAAGGTCATCACGCAGGGCATCACCGGCAAGACCGGCCAGTTCCACACGCGCGCCTGCCGTGAATACGCAAACGGCCGCGAAGCGTTCGTCGCGGGCGTGAACCCGAAGCGCGCCGGCGAAGATTTCGAAGGCATTCCGATCTACGCGAGCGTCAAGGAAGCGAAGGCCGAAACCGGCGCGACCGTGTCGGTCATCTACGTGCCGCCCGCGGGCGCCGCTGCGGCGATCTGGGAAGCGGTGGAAGCCGATCTCGATCTCGCGATCTGCATCACGGAAGGCATCCCCGTGCGCGACATGATCGAAGTGAAGGACCGCATGCGCCGCGAAGGCCGCAAGACGCTGCTGCTCGGGCCGAACTGCCCGGGCACGATCACGCCGGACGAACTGAAGATCGGCATCATGCCGGGCCACATCCATCGCAAGGGCCGCATCGGCGTCGTGTCGCGCTCGGGCACGCTGACGTACGAAGCGGTCGCGCAGCTGACGGCGCTCGGCCTCGGCCAGTCGTCGGCAGTCGGCATCGGCGGCGATCCGATCAACGGTCTGAAGCACATCGACGTAATGAAGATGTTCAACGACGATCCGGATACGGACGCGGTCGTGATGATCGGTGAAATCGGCGGTCCGGACGAAGCCAACGCGGCTCAGTGGATCAAGGACAACATGAAGAAGCCGGTCGTCGGCTTCATCGCGGGCGTCACGGCGCCTCCGGGCAAGCGCATGGGCCACGCCGGCGCGCTGATCTCGGGCGGCGCGGACACGGCCGAAGCGAAGCTGGAAATCATGGAAGCGTGCGGCATCACGGTCACGCGCAATCCGTCGGAGATGGGCCGCCTGCTGAAGGCAGCACTGTAA
- the sucC gene encoding ADP-forming succinate--CoA ligase subunit beta: protein MKIHEYQGKEILRKFGVAVPRGKPAFSVDEAVKVAEELGGPVWVVKAQIHAGGRGKGGGVKVAKSLEQVREYANQILGMQLKTHQTGPEGQKVNRLLIEEGADIKKELYVGIVIDRVSQKVVVMASSEGGMDIEEVAEKTPEAIHKVAVEPSLGLQDAEADDLAKKIGVPDASIPQAREILKGLYKSFWETDASLAEINPLVLTGDGKVIALDAKFNFDSNALFRHPEIVAYRDLDEEDPAEIEASKFDLAYISLDGNIGCLVNGAGLAMATMDTIKLFGGEPANFLDVGGGATTEKVTEAFKLMLKNPGLKAILVNIFGGIMRCDVIAEGVIAGSKAVNLNVPLVVRMKGTNEDLGKKMLAESGLPIISADSMEEAAQKVVAAAAGK, encoded by the coding sequence ATGAAGATTCACGAGTACCAGGGTAAGGAAATCCTGCGGAAATTCGGAGTCGCGGTACCGCGCGGCAAGCCGGCGTTCTCGGTGGACGAGGCCGTCAAGGTGGCGGAAGAGCTGGGCGGCCCGGTTTGGGTCGTCAAGGCCCAGATTCATGCGGGCGGCCGCGGCAAGGGCGGCGGCGTGAAGGTCGCGAAGTCGCTCGAGCAAGTGCGCGAATACGCGAACCAGATCCTCGGCATGCAGCTGAAGACGCACCAGACCGGTCCGGAGGGCCAGAAGGTCAACCGTCTGCTGATCGAAGAAGGCGCGGACATCAAGAAGGAACTGTATGTCGGCATCGTGATCGACCGCGTGTCGCAGAAGGTCGTCGTGATGGCGTCGAGCGAAGGCGGCATGGACATCGAGGAAGTCGCGGAAAAGACGCCGGAAGCGATCCACAAGGTCGCCGTCGAGCCGTCGCTGGGCCTGCAGGACGCGGAAGCCGACGATCTCGCGAAGAAGATCGGCGTGCCGGACGCATCGATTCCGCAAGCGCGCGAAATCCTGAAGGGCTTGTACAAGTCGTTCTGGGAAACCGACGCGTCGCTCGCCGAAATCAACCCGCTCGTGCTGACGGGCGACGGCAAGGTGATCGCGCTCGACGCGAAGTTCAACTTCGACTCGAACGCGCTGTTCCGTCATCCGGAAATCGTCGCGTACCGCGACCTGGACGAAGAAGATCCGGCTGAAATCGAAGCGTCGAAGTTCGACCTCGCGTACATCTCGCTCGACGGCAACATCGGCTGCCTCGTGAACGGCGCGGGTCTCGCGATGGCGACGATGGACACGATCAAGCTGTTCGGCGGCGAGCCGGCGAACTTCCTCGACGTCGGCGGCGGCGCGACGACCGAGAAGGTCACCGAAGCGTTCAAGCTGATGCTGAAGAACCCGGGCCTGAAGGCGATCCTCGTGAACATCTTCGGCGGCATCATGCGCTGCGACGTGATCGCGGAAGGCGTGATCGCGGGCTCGAAGGCCGTGAACCTGAACGTGCCGCTCGTCGTGCGCATGAAGGGCACGAACGAAGACCTCGGCAAGAAGATGCTCGCCGAATCCGGCCTGCCGATCATCTCGGCGGACAGCATGGAAGAAGCGGCGCAGAAGGTCGTCGCCGCGGCTGCGGGCAAGTAA
- a CDS encoding DUF2889 domain-containing protein, with amino-acid sequence MPLPEPVPRQLRHRRAIRAEAYERADGLWDIEACLTDHKPRDVTLASGVRPDGLPIHELWLRVTIDRELNIVDAEASSDWVPYPGQCETAKPAYRALIGLNLFRHFRRDVSRLLSGVAGCSHLTELCAVLPTAAIQAFAGDVWDVREQLGGGADGRDRAAAEPPFQLGRCHALRFDGEAVRQFYPRWYGASRPAREGSDGAKE; translated from the coding sequence ATGCCGCTACCCGAGCCCGTACCCCGACAGTTGCGCCATCGCCGCGCAATTCGAGCGGAAGCCTACGAGCGTGCCGACGGCTTGTGGGACATCGAAGCCTGCCTGACCGATCACAAGCCGCGCGACGTCACGCTGGCGTCGGGCGTCAGACCGGACGGCCTGCCGATCCACGAACTCTGGTTGCGCGTGACGATCGATCGCGAACTCAACATCGTCGATGCCGAGGCGTCGTCGGACTGGGTGCCCTATCCCGGTCAATGCGAAACCGCCAAGCCCGCCTACCGTGCCCTCATCGGACTCAATCTCTTCCGCCATTTCCGTCGCGACGTCTCCCGGCTGCTGTCGGGCGTCGCCGGCTGCTCGCACCTGACCGAGCTGTGCGCGGTGCTGCCGACGGCCGCGATCCAGGCGTTCGCGGGCGACGTATGGGATGTGCGCGAGCAGTTGGGCGGCGGAGCCGACGGACGCGATCGCGCGGCAGCCGAGCCGCCGTTCCAGCTCGGCCGCTGCCACGCGCTGCGGTTCGACGGAGAAGCGGTCCGGCAGTTCTATCCGCGTTGGTACGGCGCGAGCCGCCCCGCGCGCGAAGGCTCGGACGGCGCGAAGGAATGA
- the recX gene encoding recombination regulator RecX, with protein MRKHRGGADSQQVGRGARTRSAGEARAEHEARAPVSSEGRPVGRPAARASDDALVSFGRSVAFESDDPFDPHESFDAHDVARRRASDGAAGTNDDASGGGRAGGGLRAGGRSRASTAFSSAAGGDEVTGDVYMRTSQAGARSRRRASSFRSDSSVSEDAARSSASQRPARSLKGRAIAYLSRREYSRAELARKLAPYVEEGDDLESLLDTLEREGWLSDARFAESLVHRRSARVGSARIVSELKRHAVGDALVEAVGAQLRESEFERAQSVWRKKFGAVPQTPAERAKQARFLAMRGFSGATIAKLLKGDVDEFGGD; from the coding sequence ATGCGCAAGCACCGGGGGGGCGCGGATTCGCAACAGGTAGGGCGCGGCGCGCGGACGAGGTCCGCCGGCGAGGCCCGCGCCGAACACGAAGCGCGCGCGCCGGTTTCGAGCGAAGGGCGGCCGGTTGGCCGCCCGGCAGCGAGGGCATCCGACGATGCCCTCGTTTCGTTTGGGCGATCGGTTGCGTTCGAATCGGACGATCCGTTCGATCCGCACGAATCGTTCGACGCGCATGACGTCGCGCGGCGGCGTGCGTCGGACGGCGCAGCCGGCACGAACGACGATGCGTCCGGCGGTGGCCGGGCGGGCGGCGGCTTGCGCGCCGGCGGCCGTTCGCGTGCATCGACGGCATTTTCGTCGGCGGCGGGCGGGGATGAAGTGACGGGCGACGTCTATATGCGCACGAGCCAGGCCGGAGCACGGTCGCGGCGGCGGGCATCGTCTTTCCGTTCCGATTCGTCCGTGTCCGAAGACGCGGCGCGTTCGTCGGCGTCGCAACGTCCCGCGCGCTCGCTGAAAGGGCGCGCGATCGCGTATCTGTCGCGCCGCGAGTACAGTCGCGCGGAACTCGCACGCAAGCTCGCGCCGTACGTCGAGGAAGGCGACGATCTCGAGTCGCTGCTCGACACGCTCGAGCGGGAGGGCTGGCTGTCCGACGCGCGGTTTGCCGAAAGCCTCGTGCATCGGCGCTCGGCGCGCGTCGGCTCGGCGCGCATCGTGAGCGAGCTGAAGCGACATGCGGTCGGCGACGCGCTCGTCGAGGCCGTCGGCGCGCAGTTGCGCGAGAGCGAGTTCGAGCGCGCGCAGTCGGTCTGGCGCAAGAAGTTCGGCGCGGTGCCGCAAACGCCCGCGGAGCGCGCAAAACAGGCGCGCTTCCTCGCGATGCGCGGTTTTTCGGGCGCGACGATCGCGAAGCTGTTGAAAGGCGACGTCGACGAGTTCGGCGGCGATTGA
- the recA gene encoding recombinase RecA, whose product MEEGKKGSGMTAEKSKALAAALAQIEKQFGKGSIMRLGDGEVVEDIQVVSTGSLGLDIALGVGGLPRGRVVEIYGPESSGKTTLTLQVVAEMQKLGGTAAFIDAEHALDVQYASKLGVNVPELLISQPDTGEQALEIVDALVRSGSIDMIVIDSVAALVPKAEIEGEMGDALPGLQARLMSQALRKLTGSIKRTNCLVIFINQIRMKIGVMFGNPETTTGGNALKFYSSVRLDIRRIGSIKKNDEVIGNETRVKVVKNKVSPPFREAIFDILYGEGISRQGEIVDLGVQAKIVDKAGAWYSYSGEKIGQGKDNAREFLRENSEIAREIENRIRESLGVAAMPQGANSANSKAEIMDEEE is encoded by the coding sequence ATGGAAGAAGGCAAGAAAGGCTCCGGGATGACTGCCGAAAAGAGCAAGGCGCTTGCCGCCGCGCTCGCGCAGATCGAGAAGCAGTTCGGCAAAGGGTCGATCATGCGGCTCGGCGACGGCGAGGTGGTCGAGGATATCCAGGTGGTGTCCACGGGCTCGCTCGGTCTCGATATCGCGCTCGGCGTCGGCGGCCTGCCGCGCGGCCGTGTGGTCGAGATCTACGGACCGGAATCGTCCGGCAAGACGACGCTGACGCTGCAGGTGGTCGCCGAGATGCAGAAGCTCGGCGGCACCGCGGCGTTCATCGACGCGGAGCACGCGCTCGACGTCCAGTACGCGTCGAAGCTCGGCGTGAACGTGCCGGAACTGCTGATCTCGCAGCCGGACACGGGCGAGCAGGCACTGGAAATCGTCGATGCGCTGGTGCGCTCGGGCTCGATCGACATGATCGTGATTGACTCGGTCGCGGCGCTCGTGCCGAAGGCCGAAATCGAAGGCGAGATGGGCGACGCGCTGCCCGGCCTGCAGGCCCGCCTGATGTCGCAGGCGCTGCGCAAGCTGACGGGCTCGATCAAGCGTACGAACTGCCTCGTGATCTTCATCAACCAGATCCGGATGAAGATCGGCGTGATGTTCGGCAACCCGGAAACCACGACGGGCGGCAACGCGCTCAAGTTCTATTCGTCGGTGCGTCTCGACATCCGCCGGATCGGCTCGATCAAGAAGAACGACGAGGTGATCGGCAACGAAACGCGCGTGAAGGTCGTGAAGAACAAGGTGTCGCCGCCGTTCCGCGAAGCGATCTTCGACATCCTGTACGGCGAAGGCATTTCGCGTCAGGGCGAAATCGTTGATCTCGGCGTGCAGGCGAAGATCGTCGACAAGGCGGGTGCGTGGTACAGCTATAGCGGCGAGAAGATCGGCCAGGGCAAGGACAACGCACGTGAATTTCTGCGCGAGAATTCGGAAATCGCGCGCGAGATCGAAAATCGCATTCGCGAGTCGCTCGGCGTCGCCGCCATGCCGCAGGGCGCCAACTCCGCCAACTCCAAAGCCGAGATCATGGACGAAGAGGAGTAA
- a CDS encoding response regulator transcription factor, translated as MRILIAEDDSILADGLTRSLRQSGYAVDHVRNGAEADTALSMQTFDLLILDLGLPKMPGLDVLRRLRARNSNLPVLILTAADSVDERVKGLDLGADDYMAKPFALNELEARVRALTRRGAGGGPTVVRHGSLSFDQVGRIACANDRVLDLSARELGLLEVLLQRIGRLVSKEQLVDHLCEWGEEVSNNAIEVYVHRLRKKIEPSGVRITTVRGLGYCLEKAAPAPANDAPSATAPQPAEAAASQSLR; from the coding sequence ATGCGAATTCTCATCGCCGAAGACGACAGCATACTCGCGGACGGCCTCACCCGGTCACTCCGCCAATCGGGCTATGCCGTCGACCATGTGAGGAACGGCGCCGAGGCCGATACGGCCTTGTCGATGCAGACGTTCGACCTCCTGATCCTCGATCTCGGCCTCCCCAAGATGCCCGGCCTCGACGTGCTGCGCCGCCTGCGCGCGCGCAATTCGAATCTGCCCGTGCTGATCCTGACGGCCGCCGACAGCGTCGACGAGCGCGTGAAGGGGCTCGACCTCGGCGCCGACGACTACATGGCGAAGCCGTTCGCGCTGAACGAGCTCGAAGCGCGCGTGCGCGCGCTGACCCGGCGCGGCGCGGGCGGCGGGCCGACCGTCGTGCGGCACGGCTCGCTGTCGTTCGACCAGGTCGGCCGGATCGCCTGCGCGAACGACCGCGTGCTCGACCTGTCCGCGCGCGAGCTCGGCCTGCTCGAAGTGCTGCTGCAGCGGATCGGCCGGCTCGTGTCGAAGGAGCAGCTCGTCGATCATCTGTGCGAATGGGGCGAGGAAGTCAGCAACAACGCGATCGAAGTCTACGTTCACCGGCTGCGCAAGAAGATCGAGCCGAGCGGCGTGCGGATCACGACCGTGCGCGGCCTCGGCTACTGCCTCGAGAAGGCCGCGCCCGCCCCGGCGAACGACGCGCCGAGCGCAACCGCACCGCAACCGGCCGAGGCCGCCGCGAGCCAGT